In the genome of Planctomycetota bacterium, one region contains:
- a CDS encoding class I SAM-dependent methyltransferase codes for MTTIQEHDRQVLCRRLADAAFAGVGIEVGVQSGRFSGQLLRSSQVKHLHLVDCWCTHENPDGSGSETQADHDRHYKRAMAEVQKSRSRNQEVSVHRGFTADVLPGLPFGTFDWAYIDAMHTYDGCLADLEATERLIRPGGLIAGHDYEQGTEWARRVQCGVVDAVADFLKNRPNWVLEAVYEDSFRNNSYVLAHRPPGEVEA; via the coding sequence ATGACGACGATCCAAGAGCACGATCGGCAGGTGTTGTGCCGGCGTCTGGCCGATGCGGCGTTTGCGGGTGTGGGCATCGAGGTTGGCGTGCAGTCTGGCCGTTTTTCCGGCCAGCTGCTGCGATCCTCGCAAGTGAAACACCTGCATCTGGTGGACTGCTGGTGCACCCACGAGAACCCCGACGGAAGTGGTTCAGAAACCCAGGCCGATCACGACCGCCACTACAAGCGAGCAATGGCCGAGGTGCAGAAGTCTCGGAGTCGGAATCAGGAAGTGAGTGTGCACCGTGGGTTCACCGCCGACGTGTTGCCCGGGTTGCCCTTCGGCACGTTTGACTGGGCTTACATCGACGCCATGCACACGTACGACGGATGCTTGGCCGACCTGGAAGCCACAGAGCGACTGATCCGCCCCGGAGGACTGATCGCCGGCCACGACTACGAGCAAGGCACCGAGTGGGCGCGGCGTGTGCAATGCGGCGTTGTGGACGCAGTTGCCGATTTCTTGAAGAACCGGCCGAACTGGGTCCTCGAAGCGGTCTACGAAGACAGCTTCCGAAACAACAGTTATGTGCTGGCCCATCGCCCCCCGGGAGAGGTCGAAGCGTGA
- a CDS encoding putative nucleotide-diphospho-sugar transferase: MRVITAGNSRYRPIVELGVAQAHLMGYDVGLFDLGDLGIGWAHPIEVDPRLAVEGNYKVDEKGYPTKALHKPRMLREAQERYGGSDLLYLDGDAILVRPVHDIFDHDFDVAVTVRPKHERDRTLRMRPAWDQWIGWVNAGVVALADSAGAVEFVHRWAAECDRKGNDQFALNEMVNPKHRRLRPGETWVEDGVRIHALDGQKYNFGGFHAPGYEEASILHLKTMVWQKELKQLQLHCRRKSREFL, translated from the coding sequence ATGCGAGTCATCACCGCTGGCAACAGCCGCTACCGACCGATCGTAGAGCTAGGCGTCGCCCAGGCCCACCTGATGGGCTACGACGTGGGGCTCTTCGACCTGGGAGACCTCGGGATCGGTTGGGCCCACCCGATTGAGGTCGATCCGCGGCTGGCCGTAGAGGGCAACTACAAGGTTGACGAGAAGGGATACCCCACCAAGGCCCTTCACAAGCCACGAATGCTGCGGGAGGCTCAGGAGCGGTATGGCGGCAGCGACCTGCTGTACCTCGACGGCGACGCGATCCTGGTGCGGCCGGTTCACGACATCTTCGATCACGACTTCGACGTCGCCGTCACCGTGCGGCCCAAGCACGAGCGGGATCGCACATTGCGAATGAGGCCGGCTTGGGATCAGTGGATCGGCTGGGTCAACGCGGGTGTCGTCGCTCTCGCCGATAGCGCCGGGGCCGTTGAGTTCGTTCACCGGTGGGCGGCAGAGTGCGACCGGAAGGGTAACGATCAGTTCGCGCTCAACGAGATGGTCAACCCCAAACACCGTCGACTCCGCCCGGGGGAAACGTGGGTTGAAGACGGCGTTCGTATCCACGCCCTGGACGGACAGAAATACAACTTCGGCGGCTTCCACGCGCCGGGGTACGAGGAAGCGTCAATCCTCCACCTCAAGACGATGGTCTGGCAGAAAGAGCTCAAGCAGCTGCAACTGCACTGCCGCCGTAAATCAAGGGAGTTTCTATGA